Proteins encoded in a region of the Photobacterium profundum SS9 genome:
- the purH gene encoding bifunctional phosphoribosylaminoimidazolecarboxamide formyltransferase/IMP cyclohydrolase, translating to MENARPVHRALISVSDKTGIVEFAQALANRGVEILSTGGTARLLAEKNIKVTEVSEYTGFPEMMDGRVKTLHPKIHGGVLGRRGQDDAVMAEHGIAPIDMVVVNLYPFAETVAKAGCTLADAVENIDIGGPTMVRSAAKNHKDVTIIVNAHDYDRVLTEMATNDGSLTHATRFDLAITAFEHTAAYDGMIANYFGTMVPSYGDPALHKQGQEGDTPSPENKSKFPRTFNQQFEKKQDMRYGENSHQAAAFYVEANPEEASVSTARQIQGKALSYNNIADTDAALECVKEFDEPACVIVKHANPCGVALGKDVLEAYNRAYQTDPTSAFGGIIAFNRELDAVTAAAITEHQFVEVIIAPSVSAEAIEIIAAKKNLRLLECGEWSTKTTGFDVKRVNGGLLVQDRDQGMVSADDLKVVSKRQPTAEELKDALFCWKVAKYVKSNAIVYAKGDMTVGVGAGQMSRVYSAKIAGIKAADEGLQVEGCVMASDAFFPFRDGIDAAAEAGIKCVIQPGGSMRDNEVIEAADEHGMAMLFTGMRHFRH from the coding sequence ATGGAAAACGCTCGTCCTGTTCACCGTGCGCTTATTAGCGTGTCAGACAAAACTGGTATTGTTGAATTCGCTCAAGCACTTGCTAACCGTGGCGTAGAGATTCTTTCTACTGGTGGTACTGCTCGTCTACTTGCAGAGAAAAATATCAAAGTAACTGAAGTTTCTGAATATACTGGCTTCCCAGAAATGATGGATGGTCGCGTGAAGACCCTGCATCCTAAAATACACGGCGGTGTACTGGGTCGTCGTGGCCAAGATGATGCCGTCATGGCAGAACATGGCATTGCGCCAATCGATATGGTTGTCGTCAATCTATACCCATTCGCTGAAACCGTGGCGAAAGCAGGTTGTACATTGGCTGATGCGGTTGAGAACATCGATATTGGTGGTCCAACAATGGTGCGTTCAGCTGCGAAGAACCACAAAGACGTCACGATCATTGTGAATGCGCACGACTACGATCGCGTATTAACCGAAATGGCAACGAACGACGGTTCACTGACTCACGCGACCCGTTTTGATCTAGCTATTACCGCCTTCGAACATACTGCCGCTTACGACGGTATGATTGCTAACTACTTTGGTACTATGGTGCCATCGTACGGTGATCCTGCTCTTCATAAACAAGGGCAAGAAGGTGATACTCCTTCTCCTGAAAACAAGAGCAAATTCCCACGCACTTTTAATCAGCAGTTCGAGAAGAAGCAAGACATGCGCTATGGCGAAAACAGCCACCAAGCTGCTGCTTTCTATGTTGAAGCTAACCCTGAAGAAGCGTCAGTCTCTACTGCTCGCCAAATTCAAGGTAAAGCACTTTCTTACAACAACATCGCCGATACTGACGCTGCACTTGAGTGTGTGAAAGAATTCGATGAGCCAGCATGTGTGATAGTTAAACACGCTAACCCTTGTGGTGTAGCACTCGGTAAAGACGTTCTAGAAGCGTACAACCGTGCTTATCAAACTGACCCAACATCTGCCTTTGGTGGCATCATTGCTTTCAACCGCGAACTCGATGCGGTAACAGCAGCGGCTATCACTGAACATCAGTTCGTTGAAGTAATCATTGCGCCTTCAGTGTCAGCAGAAGCGATTGAAATCATTGCAGCGAAGAAAAACCTTCGTCTACTTGAGTGCGGCGAATGGTCAACTAAAACCACTGGCTTTGACGTTAAGCGCGTTAATGGCGGTCTATTAGTTCAAGACCGTGACCAAGGCATGGTCTCAGCTGACGACCTTAAAGTGGTTTCTAAGCGTCAACCAACCGCTGAAGAGTTAAAAGACGCATTGTTCTGCTGGAAAGTAGCAAAATACGTAAAATCTAATGCGATTGTTTACGCTAAAGGTGACATGACTGTTGGCGTTGGTGCTGGCCAAATGAGCCGTGTTTACTCTGCTAAAATTGCAGGTATTAAAGCCGCTGACGAAGGCCTTCAAGTTGAAGGTTGTGTAATGGCATCGGATGCATTCTTCCCATTCCGTGATGGCATAGACGCCGCTGCTGAAGCTGGCATTAAATGTGTTATCCAACCGGGTGGCTCTATGCGTGATAATGAAGTTATCGAGGCCGCCGACGAACACGGCATGGCAATGCTATTTACTGGTATGCGTCACTTCCGCCACTAA
- a CDS encoding D-2-hydroxyacid dehydrogenase, with product MNKVLIVSRQQATYHQLIKQAQLPRLVITDDPKQASIILADPPKIARQLDSYPALRWLQSTFAGIDALIKPELRQDYELTNIRGHFGQLIAEYVIGLTLNLTRHFSLYHAQQQVGVWQPQPYRSLTSQTMVILGTGSIGSHLAQVASALGIKVIGVNRSGICDITAFDQVYSLSKLTETLAMATIVVSTLPATLNTDQLLNAGTLAHCNNVLLFNVGRGNAVCEHGLLDALEKNSVQHAFLDVFNQEPLAQDHLFWKHKKITVTPHIAAESFPEQVFDIFQDNYLRFMAHQPLRCKVDFAKGY from the coding sequence ATGAACAAAGTACTGATTGTATCTCGACAACAAGCGACCTATCATCAATTAATCAAACAAGCACAATTACCACGCTTGGTAATTACCGATGATCCCAAGCAAGCCTCGATAATACTAGCAGATCCTCCCAAGATCGCCCGACAATTAGATAGCTACCCAGCACTACGCTGGCTCCAGTCCACTTTTGCGGGTATCGATGCGCTAATTAAACCCGAATTGCGTCAAGACTATGAATTAACCAATATTCGCGGACATTTTGGTCAACTGATTGCGGAATATGTTATCGGGTTAACGCTTAACCTCACACGTCATTTCAGCCTTTATCACGCGCAGCAACAAGTTGGTGTATGGCAGCCACAACCTTATCGCTCGCTAACCAGCCAAACCATGGTGATATTAGGCACAGGCTCTATCGGCAGCCATTTAGCTCAGGTAGCAAGTGCACTCGGCATTAAGGTGATAGGCGTTAATCGATCGGGGATATGCGATATAACCGCGTTTGATCAGGTTTACTCTTTATCAAAGCTGACAGAAACACTGGCTATGGCAACAATTGTTGTTTCGACCTTACCTGCCACACTTAACACAGACCAACTGCTGAATGCGGGTACTTTGGCGCACTGTAATAACGTTTTGCTGTTCAATGTCGGCCGCGGCAATGCCGTGTGTGAGCATGGGTTACTGGATGCGCTAGAGAAAAACTCAGTTCAACATGCTTTTCTGGATGTTTTCAATCAAGAGCCACTTGCACAAGATCATCTTTTCTGGAAGCATAAAAAAATTACGGTTACCCCTCATATAGCTGCCGAAAGCTTTCCTGAACAGGTATTCGACATTTTTCAAGACAACTATTTACGTTTTATGGCCCATCAACCATTACGCTGTAAAGTTGATTTTGCTAAAGGATAT
- a CDS encoding DUF1481 domain-containing protein, with the protein MKLLVPLFSFLLLTGCVASSVPENPIAPIQTISGGEITGDTTSLYWYSHRQKRAIQLSEVLIGGDASKYQSDYRWREGKLREMKRQGTQLHDDGLKSFTMHVRYDTEGNAVFQRYTVADTVLPLSDAQLTELKIQANTAIELVKNQNKQGKSLIQGRWAGNRFMRCGDNREFEVAFQPTLSDSMLKQVQAQSQDGFMAVNGKIQKKALIAEQLLLLKDNTQHCIYPPKFLDE; encoded by the coding sequence ATGAAGCTTTTAGTTCCTCTTTTTTCTTTCCTTCTTCTAACTGGCTGTGTGGCTAGTTCTGTTCCTGAAAACCCTATCGCACCTATTCAAACTATCTCTGGTGGTGAAATCACTGGCGATACGACATCACTCTATTGGTACTCTCACCGACAAAAGCGCGCGATTCAATTATCAGAAGTGTTAATCGGGGGCGATGCTAGTAAATATCAATCTGATTATCGTTGGCGTGAAGGCAAGTTGCGCGAGATGAAACGCCAGGGCACGCAATTACATGACGATGGATTAAAGTCGTTCACAATGCATGTGCGTTACGACACTGAAGGTAATGCTGTATTCCAGCGTTATACGGTGGCAGACACAGTATTACCATTATCTGATGCTCAGCTTACTGAATTAAAGATTCAAGCCAATACTGCGATTGAGCTGGTGAAGAATCAAAATAAGCAAGGTAAGTCATTAATTCAGGGGCGATGGGCTGGCAATCGTTTTATGCGCTGTGGTGACAATAGAGAGTTTGAAGTCGCTTTTCAGCCTACATTGTCAGATTCAATGTTGAAGCAAGTACAAGCACAGTCCCAAGATGGCTTTATGGCTGTGAACGGTAAAATACAGAAGAAAGCGTTGATAGCAGAACAACTTCTGTTGTTAAAAGACAACACTCAGCATTGTATTTACCCTCCGAAATTCTTGGATGAGTAA
- the hupA gene encoding nucleoid-associated protein HU-alpha, protein MNKTQLIDQIAEKADLSKAQAKLALESTLEGITDALKDGDQVQLIGFGTFKVNHRAARTGRNPQTGQEIQIAAANVPAFVSGKALKDALK, encoded by the coding sequence ATGAACAAGACTCAACTAATTGACCAGATCGCAGAAAAAGCAGATCTATCAAAAGCGCAAGCTAAGCTAGCTTTGGAATCAACTCTTGAGGGCATTACTGACGCGCTTAAAGACGGCGATCAAGTTCAACTAATTGGCTTTGGTACATTTAAAGTAAATCACCGTGCTGCACGTACTGGTCGTAACCCACAGACTGGTCAAGAAATTCAAATTGCAGCAGCGAATGTTCCTGCATTTGTTTCCGGTAAAGCACTGAAAGATGCACTGAAGTAA
- a CDS encoding YjaG family protein encodes MLKNPVQLRVEKLEPWQHLTFMVSLCERMYPNFALFCEETKFAEAQQYRVIVDSIWEILTVKSAKINFEGQLERLEDLVPSAADYDLYAVYPAIDACVALADLLHALLDRDLMLETLEKISSLSAETVADLEFAQTGIEITNENQKDNEAVCEEWDVQWAIFRALKEAERRDIELIKSLREELRDEQVSNIGIAL; translated from the coding sequence ATGCTTAAGAATCCTGTTCAGCTTCGCGTCGAAAAACTAGAACCATGGCAACACCTGACTTTTATGGTCTCATTGTGTGAGCGTATGTACCCGAATTTTGCTTTATTTTGTGAAGAAACAAAATTTGCAGAAGCGCAACAATATCGTGTGATCGTCGACAGTATTTGGGAAATCTTGACGGTTAAGAGTGCCAAAATTAACTTTGAAGGTCAGCTAGAAAGATTAGAAGATTTGGTGCCAAGCGCTGCTGATTATGATCTTTATGCGGTATACCCTGCGATTGATGCTTGTGTTGCACTTGCTGATCTACTGCACGCCCTGTTAGATCGTGATCTAATGCTTGAGACATTAGAAAAGATCAGTAGCTTATCAGCAGAAACGGTTGCTGATCTTGAGTTTGCTCAAACGGGTATTGAGATAACAAACGAAAACCAAAAAGATAATGAAGCAGTTTGTGAAGAATGGGATGTCCAGTGGGCTATTTTCCGAGCACTGAAAGAAGCTGAACGACGTGATATCGAGTTGATTAAAAGCCTACGTGAAGAATTACGTGATGAGCAAGTCAGCAATATTGGTATTGCGTTGTAA
- the brnQ gene encoding branched-chain amino acid transport system II carrier protein has product MSTNVLTGRNIAALGFMTFAMYLGAGNLIFPPFLGFQAGEHFLSGMTGFLLTGVGLPALALIIVALVKGSDNLTAALPRPLATSFWVMVFIVIGPAFVIPRAITVAYQFSFAPFIGGDVLVPFSIAFCVITILFSLFPGKLVDTIGKWLTPALLAILAVMAAFAFLFPAGQVMQAKGPYVDGALAEGLTQGYMTMDALGSIGFGWVIFRAIKSMGVECPKATAKYTFIAAVMYATAMAAVYLSLAYIGSTSADLGTDFTNGGEILTAFTNHHFGVFGTMLLGLVMILACLTTAIGVATAGSEFYSRTFSSVSYSRSVWVTMILAGLVANVGLDQLLAVTLPVVVALHPIAIALLMIAPLRHRITPIAVLMTVAVALIFGCVDAAHILGSMPQAWDTWFTQHVPLYHYYAGWIVPTVVMLVAGLVMTRLLKKPVPAAVNA; this is encoded by the coding sequence ATGTCTACCAACGTATTAACCGGGCGCAATATCGCGGCCTTAGGGTTCATGACCTTTGCCATGTATTTAGGGGCTGGGAACTTGATCTTCCCGCCATTCTTGGGGTTTCAAGCCGGTGAACATTTCCTATCGGGCATGACGGGTTTCCTGCTAACTGGGGTGGGGCTGCCTGCGTTGGCGTTGATTATCGTCGCTTTGGTGAAAGGTTCTGATAACCTGACAGCGGCTTTACCTCGCCCGTTAGCGACTAGCTTTTGGGTGATGGTGTTCATCGTGATTGGACCTGCATTTGTTATTCCCCGTGCCATCACAGTGGCGTACCAGTTCAGCTTTGCGCCATTTATTGGTGGTGATGTGTTGGTGCCGTTCTCAATCGCGTTCTGTGTTATCACCATTTTGTTCTCATTGTTTCCGGGTAAATTGGTCGACACCATTGGCAAATGGCTAACCCCAGCCTTATTGGCTATTCTAGCCGTCATGGCGGCTTTTGCGTTCTTGTTTCCTGCAGGTCAAGTGATGCAGGCGAAAGGTCCGTATGTTGATGGTGCGTTGGCGGAAGGTTTGACCCAAGGCTATATGACGATGGATGCCTTGGGCTCGATCGGATTTGGTTGGGTAATTTTCCGCGCGATCAAAAGTATGGGTGTGGAGTGTCCGAAAGCCACCGCTAAATACACCTTTATTGCCGCAGTGATGTATGCGACTGCCATGGCTGCGGTCTACTTGTCGCTAGCTTACATCGGTTCGACCAGCGCTGATTTAGGAACAGATTTCACCAATGGTGGTGAGATTTTGACGGCATTTACTAATCACCATTTTGGCGTATTCGGCACCATGTTGCTGGGTTTAGTGATGATATTGGCGTGTTTAACGACCGCTATCGGTGTGGCTACGGCAGGCAGTGAGTTTTATAGCCGTACCTTCTCTTCAGTGTCGTACAGTCGCAGTGTGTGGGTAACGATGATTTTGGCGGGCTTAGTAGCAAATGTGGGTTTGGATCAGTTATTGGCAGTGACGTTACCGGTCGTTGTCGCGTTACACCCGATTGCCATTGCGTTGTTGATGATTGCACCATTACGTCATCGTATCACACCGATTGCAGTATTAATGACGGTGGCGGTAGCCTTGATTTTTGGTTGTGTCGATGCCGCGCATATCTTGGGTAGCATGCCGCAAGCGTGGGATACTTGGTTTACGCAACATGTACCGTTGTACCATTATTACGCAGGATGGATTGTTCCTACGGTCGTGATGCTGGTGGCTGGCTTGGTTATGACACGTCTTCTCAAGAAGCCGGTGCCTGCTGCCGTGAATGCTTAA
- a CDS encoding CNNM domain-containing protein, whose product MILLTIYITIAIGVSFICSVLEAVLLSISPTYIGSLRQQNHPAAPRLAALKENIDRPLASILTLNTIAHTVGAATAGAQATVVFGSEWLGVFSAVLTLGILLFSEIIPKTLGATYWRQMAPAASTILNWMVWALTPFVWVSEQITRRLARGHTPPKLRDELSAMAMLARESGELAEGESKILTNLLQFRDVNVTKIMTPRPVLFRVEAEQSINAFLSEHKEIPFSRPLVYSEQRDNILGFVHRLELFAESQAGHGNKELGAIMRPIPVVMNNQSVPQAFERLLKEHSQLILVVDEYGTVQGLVTLEDIFESLVGEEIVDEADKNTDMQQLAYQRWEKWKLQHGVIESKDDE is encoded by the coding sequence ATGATCCTCCTTACGATTTACATCACAATTGCTATTGGTGTTTCGTTTATTTGCTCGGTTTTAGAAGCGGTTTTGCTTAGTATTTCACCAACGTATATTGGTTCATTACGCCAGCAAAACCACCCCGCGGCACCGCGTTTAGCTGCCTTAAAAGAGAATATTGACCGTCCATTGGCCTCTATTTTAACGCTAAATACGATTGCCCATACCGTGGGTGCAGCAACAGCAGGTGCCCAAGCAACGGTCGTATTTGGAAGTGAATGGCTCGGTGTTTTTTCTGCCGTCTTAACCCTCGGTATTCTGCTATTTTCCGAAATTATTCCGAAAACGCTCGGGGCAACCTACTGGCGTCAAATGGCACCGGCAGCCTCAACGATTCTTAACTGGATGGTATGGGCATTAACCCCCTTTGTTTGGGTATCAGAACAAATCACTCGCCGTTTAGCTCGTGGACATACACCGCCTAAATTACGTGATGAATTATCAGCAATGGCAATGTTAGCGAGAGAATCGGGTGAACTAGCAGAAGGTGAGTCTAAAATTCTGACGAATTTACTGCAGTTTCGTGATGTGAACGTGACCAAAATTATGACACCTCGCCCAGTGCTTTTTCGCGTGGAGGCTGAGCAATCGATCAATGCGTTTCTATCAGAACATAAAGAAATCCCGTTTTCCCGCCCATTGGTATACAGCGAACAAAGAGACAATATTTTAGGCTTCGTGCATCGCCTAGAGTTATTTGCAGAAAGCCAAGCTGGTCATGGTAATAAAGAATTGGGTGCAATAATGCGTCCGATCCCGGTTGTAATGAACAACCAAAGCGTACCGCAAGCATTTGAACGGCTCTTGAAAGAGCATTCTCAGCTTATTCTTGTGGTTGATGAATACGGTACTGTGCAAGGGCTAGTCACATTAGAGGATATTTTTGAAAGCTTAGTCGGTGAAGAAATTGTCGATGAAGCTGATAAAAACACCGACATGCAACAACTGGCTTACCAGCGCTGGGAAAAATGGAAACTGCAGCACGGTGTGATTGAAAGTAAAGACGACGAATAA
- the purD gene encoding phosphoribosylamine--glycine ligase, protein MKVLIIGNGGREHALAWKTAQSADVNTIFVAPGNPGTALEPKVENVAIGVEDIEALVAFAKENTIDLTIVGPEAPLVIGVVDAFRAAGLAIFGPTQAAAQLEGSKAFTKDFLARHDIPTAEYQNFTEIEPALAYLQEKGAPIVVKADGLAAGKGVIVAMTLQEAENAVRDMLAGNAFGKAGHRVVIEEFLDGEEASFIVMVDGKNVLPMATSQDHKRVGNGDTGPNTGGMGAYSPAPVVTQAIHDRVMKEVIYPTVRGMAAENTPYTGFLYAGLMVMADGTPKVIEYNCRFGDPETQPIMLRLQSDLVELCLAAIEQKLDTVESKWDPRAAMGIVLAAGGYPADYEKGAIISGLPQQDVAGEKVFQAGTASNNGAIVTNGGRVLCATAMGDSVSDAQKRAYALTKQISWDGMFHRDDIGYRAIARELEA, encoded by the coding sequence ATGAAAGTTCTTATTATTGGTAATGGTGGTCGTGAACATGCACTCGCGTGGAAAACGGCACAATCTGCAGACGTAAACACTATTTTCGTTGCTCCAGGTAACCCTGGTACTGCTCTTGAACCTAAAGTCGAAAATGTTGCTATTGGTGTTGAAGACATCGAGGCATTAGTCGCTTTTGCTAAAGAAAATACGATAGACCTAACCATTGTTGGTCCTGAAGCGCCACTCGTTATTGGTGTGGTTGATGCGTTCCGTGCGGCAGGTTTAGCTATTTTTGGTCCAACGCAAGCGGCTGCTCAGCTTGAAGGTTCAAAGGCATTTACTAAAGACTTTCTTGCTCGCCATGACATCCCTACCGCTGAATATCAGAACTTCACTGAAATTGAGCCCGCTTTAGCTTATCTACAAGAAAAAGGCGCACCCATTGTTGTTAAAGCTGATGGCTTAGCAGCAGGTAAAGGCGTTATCGTTGCGATGACATTGCAGGAGGCAGAAAACGCAGTGCGTGACATGCTTGCAGGCAATGCATTTGGCAAGGCTGGTCACCGTGTGGTGATTGAAGAATTCCTCGACGGTGAAGAAGCCAGTTTCATCGTAATGGTCGATGGTAAAAATGTGCTACCTATGGCCACCAGCCAAGATCACAAACGTGTCGGCAATGGCGATACAGGTCCTAACACTGGCGGCATGGGCGCATACTCTCCTGCCCCCGTTGTTACCCAAGCGATTCATGATCGTGTCATGAAAGAGGTTATCTACCCAACCGTACGCGGCATGGCAGCAGAAAACACGCCTTATACCGGTTTCTTATATGCTGGCTTGATGGTGATGGCCGATGGCACACCAAAAGTGATTGAGTACAACTGCCGTTTTGGTGATCCTGAAACACAACCAATCATGTTGCGCCTACAATCTGATCTAGTTGAATTATGCCTTGCTGCTATTGAGCAGAAACTGGATACCGTTGAATCAAAGTGGGATCCACGTGCTGCGATGGGCATTGTTTTAGCCGCTGGTGGTTACCCTGCCGATTACGAGAAAGGTGCAATTATTTCAGGGCTTCCACAGCAAGACGTTGCTGGTGAAAAAGTATTCCAAGCCGGTACAGCCAGTAACAATGGCGCTATCGTGACTAACGGTGGTCGTGTTTTATGTGCAACAGCAATGGGGGATAGCGTTTCTGACGCCCAGAAACGTGCCTACGCGCTTACTAAACAAATATCATGGGATGGCATGTTCCACCGTGATGACATTGGTTACCGTGCGATTGCGCGCGAGCTAGAGGCATAG